aaaggagaggagaggagaagagaggagaggagaggagaggagaggaaaggagaggagaggagaggagaggagaggagaggagaggagaggagaggagaggagaggagaggagaggagaggagaggagaggaaaggaaaggaaaggaaaggaaaggaaaggaaaggaaaggaaaggaaaggaaaggaaaggaaaggaaaggaaaggaaaggaaaggaaaggaaaggaaaggaaagaaaaggaaaggaaaggaaaggaaaggaaaggaaaggaaaagaaaagaaaagaaaagaaaagaaaagaaaagaaaagaaaagaaaagaaaagaaaagaaaagaaaagaaaagaaaagaaaaggaaaggaaaggaaaggaaaggaaaggaaaggaaaggaaaggaaaggaaaggaaggagactCACCACTGGATGATCGGCCTCGATCCTGTTCTCTATCTCCCTGGATGAAGACGAATAAACATCAGTGACCATGGTGACAACAACATCTCATCTGGACCATAACACATCTGTTCACTACAGCCAGTCATGTTCTTATTCTCAGTAGATATTATACACTATTGTGGCTTCATCACATCATTTCTGAAGGCTTTAAAGTCCCATACTCACTTTACATTGAATATCAGAATAACTCCACAAAGATATAAAGAAGCTGTGGATAAAAGGTGTTAGTTTAGTACCACCTGATGCACACCTGATTCTTATTTTGGGCAATCTTGGTTGTTAAAAGTGTCGTCTCCTTGATTTTTTATAAGGTTCAAAGTCAGCCTATAGTCAAAATACTAATGCAATAACACATTCTTATTTGTTTCTAACCTACAGAATCAGATGGGAGAAGTTTCCTCTGCatgttttaagtattttaaatcTAATTAAACCTAATATTTCttgcaacaaaagaaaaagacccTTATGAGATCGAAAGCCATGTTTAGTAATTGATAGCCCGTCACAGGGAGCTGTTTGTTGGGCACATCCATCACAGCCTGATTCACAGCCAGGTCCTGGTCCACCAGAGGTCAGGCCGGCTCTGCATGCTGGTCCTGGTCCTCCAGGGCAGCAGTTGGATGTTTGTTGGGGCCGGAGTTTGCAGTAttgaattcactttttttttgaaagtttaCCATTGCATGCCCAAAGTCGCTTGTCCTAAAAAAGATTCCATAACAGCTTCGAACTCGGGCCGATTTCTTCGAACTCTACAAATCAAATCGCCGTTAAAATTGTTTGTTCTTGGTGGTTTTTGTTCCACCCACCAAACCCCCACCCGACAAATCCCACcccaatcacaaacacacaaacctgcactgtaaatatgtactgtataatacACCATTAAACTTGATATTTTATAGCTTAAATAAACCCTTGGCTGTTAACTTACATGTCAacaagtagggctgggtattgctGGAAATTGACCTATGATAGTTTTATGcaggtttttatattttaggatTTTGTCGGGGTTCTAAAATGTTACTTTTGGAGTACAGCTGTAAAATACTGAACCTTGACTAGAAGTTTTAACTAactaaaatatcatttgcaaCTTGATTCTGAAGACAGAATCAGGCCacgtttcatttatttattaagagaAATGCATTAATCTCTTGATATTGATACAGCTAAAATTtttaggatttttaaaaatacttctcAATATCCTCTAATGCAgcggtgtcaaactcattttcattaaagggccacatacagcccaatttgatctgatgtagGCCGGATCAttaacaagaaggaaggaaggaaggaaggaaggaaggaaggaaggaaggaaggaaggaaggaaaggaagggaggaaagacaggcaaaaggaaggagggaaggaaggaaggaaagacaggcaaaaggaaggaaggaaaggaaggaaggaaagacagaaggaaggaaggaaggaaggaaggaaggaaggaaggaaggaaggaaagaagggaggaaggacagatggaaggaaggaaggacagatggaaggaaggaaaaaaggaaggaaggaaggaaggaaggaaggaaggaaaggaaggaaggaaagacaggcaaaaggaaggagggaggaaaggtaggaaagacagaaggaaggaatgaaggaaggaaagaaggaaggaaagaagggaggaaggacagatggaaggaaggaaggacagatggaaggaaggaaaaaaggaaggtaggaaggaaggacagatggaaggaaggaaaaaaggaaggtaggaaggaaagaagggagggcagatggaaggaaggacagaaggaaggaaaggaaggaaggaaagacaggcaaaaggaaggagggaagaaaggtaggaaagacagaaggaaggaaggaaggaaggaaaggaggaaggacagatggaaggaaggaaggacagatggaaggaaggaaaaaaggaaggaaggaaggaaggacagatggaaggaaggaaaaaaggaaggtaggaaggaaagaagggagggcagatggaaggaaggacagaaggaagaaaggaaaaaaggaaggtaggaaggacagatggaaggaaggaaggaaggaaggaaggaaaaaaggaaggtaagaaggacagatgtaaggaaggaaaagaacacaagaaggaaagtgggccggattgctgccctcggcgggccggttctggcccacgtgccgcatgtttgacacccctgctctaatgGTATTGATTTGTGTTGTTCTTCAATACCCGGCCCTACTAAGAAACAGGATCAACATCAACTGAATTTAACAGTAACAAACATCTCTAACTGGATTATTCTAACAGGGGGAAACTACAGTACCCATTCCCTCCTGGTGCAGCCCAGCTCGCCCCCTCCATGCCACCCTGACCCCCCTCACCCACTCACTCTGAGGTGTTCCTCTTTTCAGAGAAGACTCGCAGGATGAACTCTCCCTCCTGGTGGGGCTCGTACGTGGAGGGAACGATGACGTACTCTCCGGGGCTCAGGCAGAAACGCTGGGTCACCTCGCGCAGGTTGATGTAAGACTTGCAGCGAGCCTTGGAGGAGTTGAACAGGAAGAAGTCCTTCTGCATGTGCTGCTTGTTTCCGTGCATCTGGGAAAgacgggagggaggagaagTTGCTTTGTGTTAGAAATATAGGAGGGGAACAGTCTTATAAGTCACAGACAGTTAGACACACATAACTAGAGACATAGGAAAGAGAAGAACTCAATAAAACGTTCATAATAAAACTTGGAAAACAAACGACGTTGAGTGCAATTAACTTGCAAACTGGAGCTCTACTTTGGGAGTTTCTTTTACTCTGGCCTTACCTCCTTTGGCACCTGTGGACAGACAAAGTAGATATTAGTGTTTGCATTTTCTTATAATATATAAGAACAAGTGAGGAGATCAAACAGCAATTTCAAAAACACTCCTTTTTCTTAAAACCTCTTTAATTAAATCCTAGTTTGGTGTAAGGAGAATTGTGGGATTTACCAgatagaaaaatattaaatgtttttaagttttctgacattttaatataaaaggaaacaaactgatatgattaaaaaaacactaaatttaCTGTATGTCATAATCAAGTTTAAACTACATTGAGACTTCAGTGAAAAAGCTCCTCCATAATCTCTGAGCGGTGAATAAAAACCAAAGCGATCACCTCATAAATGGCAAATCCGATGGTGAAGAGGTTGGCTCCCATCTTACGCTCTTTCCGCCTGTTCTTCTGCATCAGCGCCACCACGAAGGTGCAGCCCACCTCATTGTCCTCGGGGTCATCGTCCTCCTCCAGCAGACGCAGGCGGTACTGAGGGTTGGTCCAGAAAGTGTCTGCAAAACACATTTAGAAGGTATTCGGCCATCAGAatagatattatatataattaaagttAACACAGCGCTCTTATTTTGGAGTTACAAATATGTATTGCTGTGTTAATCTTTATGTGAATATACCTGGGTAGTTCCTGCAGCCTCCAGCAGAGCAGCCTCTCACCCAGCGGCCCTCGTTCACAGAAACAGTCCACTTGTGGATCTTGTCATCCTCCAGGGCGTTGGGGGTGAGGTTACAGATCTCGATCTTGGTGTAGTTCTTCTTGAAGTCCTCGAAAGACATCCTGAAAAATACAGAGACAGGATGGATACCTGGCTAAACTCTTACTGTCCTCTTAAtatcagcaacacacacactggtgttAAGATATGCAAACTGTTGGAGCTTGAAATTGTTTTTATATCAAATTCAGTGCTTgttgtaaaataattaaattaaagtctATTGCATGATTTATTTGAAGAAGCTTACTGTTTTCTATTCATTTCCATTCAAATCATTTTCCTATAGAGATCAACATATTACAGCTATATTATTACAGTATAAATATGACCCTTACCAGAACTCTCCATCCTCAGCACTCTGGTGCTGCAGCTTCTCTTTCTCGGTCTTGGACAGTGAAGCCCACTCCTTAGAGCTTTGGAAAGGTGGAGAAGAATTGTAAAGATGTCAAATAACCAGCGGTGGAAAATAACTAAGCGCATTTATTTAACTACTGTACTTAAATACAATTCTGTGGTACTTTAACTTGACttcagtatttccatttgatgctacttaaTACTTCCACTCCGCTACATTTTTATATGACAGATTTAgatacttttcagatgaagatttgacacaatggataatataacaagcttttaaaatacaacacattgttaaagatgaaaccagtgctTTAcagcctttttgttttttgttgtctcacaataagcagtgtgtagtcagggtcacatcTTAGACgcctatgagttgttaacagccccaccaaatagtgattttccctttaaacttctcacatggtttcatttcaataaatgttcaatgatccaatatttcagacTTCTTTcatctcccattaatcatcgcaccacccctcacatttatctgctgacccctTGGAGGGGcctgacccctaggttgggaaccattgGACTAAACTACTAgttgaaactagctccaccttcaacagctacaacagtaacatgctgcttacacactgatgtttcatattaataatgtcatatatataataatatatcagtcagagggaccaaaccactacttttaccacatgttttacatttcctGCTAATaattatgtacttttactttagtaggaggacttttacttgtaatggagtactTTACATTGATGTActgatacttttacttaagtagaagatctgaatacttcttccaccaatGCATTTAActgaaaagtaaagaaaaacacaaatgttgtgATGAAGTTAAAAAGTAAGCACTACAGAGACTCTACAATACCAACTTCATCAAACTCTAGCTCTTTTTGGGTAAAGTTGGTTTAAAACTCCTTACTTGTCGCTCCAGGGTCCGTTCCACTCCACCTGACCCCAGGGGTTCCTGAGTCTCACCAGACGAACTTTAGTCTCCTTGTGCTGAGAGGATTTACACTGTAGGAAAAATTCAGATTCTCACATAAATACTCATATAGTCTCATATTATTTTGGACACATTAATGCAGCACTAGTGACTCCAGACTGTTGAAACAATCACAAAACACTCAATACTGTAATCTTGTTTTGCTTTACCTCCTCCACTGCTGTCACAGAGTAGGCGTGACCCTTCACAAGTCCTGTCACAGTACGAGTCTCAAAGCGAGCTGGAACCAGAGACTGCagataaacaaaacacataacGGACCATTATTAAcctaaaaaagagaaaaaatgtaatgagggaaaaaacacatccagcattttattttatagaacAGGTGTTAATGAGCAAATACACCTGATATGCAGATAATAATATCAGTCTCATTAGATTTGCTTAAGAATATTTCTGAATGAGCAACATGGCCGCcatcagaaaatgtttttgctGACATCCAGTGGCTGAAGCTCTCACTCTACTTCTGACCTTACTGTTAGTTCAGCCATAGATGAAACAGACTTTCAGCATTCAACCCATCAACCTGTATATCATGTCTGACTCACATCAATGGAGCAGCCCATGAGGGAGCCTCTCTCCAGAGCTTTCTTCATGATCTTGTAAAGCTCTTTGGGAGCCTCCTTCATCTCGTAGAACTCAGTGACTCCACCGGTGAAATCTTCCATGGCCTCGGTGGTGTTTCCACCCTTCAGGGCCTCGTAGGAGCCGTGAAGCCTGGACACAAAAAGGGGAGAGcatttcaacttcaactttattgtctCCACAGGCCAGACACACAGAACATAGACTTGAACACAAAACATAATATACATTAAACATGTGGTGCAAAAAACCAACAAGCTCACGTTACACAATTAACATAATTTTGACATATTTCATccaataaaattaattt
This is a stretch of genomic DNA from Scomber japonicus isolate fScoJap1 chromosome 16, fScoJap1.pri, whole genome shotgun sequence. It encodes these proteins:
- the capn3a gene encoding calpain-3 isoform X1 is translated as MSFEDFKKNYTKIEICNLTPNALEDDKIHKWTVSVNEGRWVRGCSAGGCRNYPDTFWTNPQYRLRLLEEDDDPEDNEVGCTFVVALMQKNRRKERKMGANLFTIGFAIYEVIALMHGNKQHMQKDFFLFNSSKARCKSYINLREVTQRFCLSPGEYVIVPSTYEPHQEGEFILRVFSEKRNTSEEIENRIEADHPVPAPASAGEESEEDQQFRTIFQEIAGEDMEITANELKNVLNRVITKHKDLNTEGFSLESCRSMIALMDMDGTGRLNLQEFRHLWNKIKQWQGIFKHYNADQSGSINSYEMRNAVNDAGFRLNNQLYDIITMRYANENMNIDFDSFISCLVRLEAMFRAFQAFDQDGDGTIRLSVLEWLQLTMYA